The genomic stretch ATCAATCGACAGCAGCGATGATTTTTACCCTCCCTATGGCCTGGAGCCGTGAAGAAGCACTAAAGGCACAGGCAGCAGCATCGGTCCTTGAAAACATTTTACGGGAGAAGATCCGTGAAGAACTAGGCGGCACCTACAGCGTCTCCGCCTGGGCGAACCTGAATCAGCGCCCCTATGAACACGTGGAAGGCGGAGTCTACTTTGGTGCCGATCCGGAACAGGTAAGCGACTTGAGCAAAGAGGTTCTGAATATCTGCCGGGGAATCGCAAAAAGCGGACCGGAAGAACGCTACATTCGCAATGAGATCGAAGCCTTCCGCCGGGATCACGAAACCAGGCTCAGGGAGAACAGCTTCTGGCTTAATCATCTTGAGCGGAGTTTCCGCGACGGAGACGACCCGGAAGATCTTTTAACTCCTGAAGAATATGCAGAATTAATCAATGCCGGGGAGTTGAGGACAAAAATAGACGCAATCTTCCGGGAGGAAAACCTGATTCAGGTTATTCTGTTGCCCGAGACCTAAAACAGAGGGGATGCCCGATTTTCAAGCTGCTCTTCCAGATCATCCGGCAAGGGTGCGAAGAAGTCATACCCGGTAAATTCTTCAACCCGGTCCACGGAAAAAAGGAAGTCCCCGTACTCCCGGTCGGCCAGCATCTCTTCCGTATTCGGCATAAGAAAACCCCAGGCATGTACCCCTGGATCACTGTAATCCAGGACAACCTTGAAATAGTACTCCGGAATTACCGTTCCTCCCTCCGCAATCCTTGGGTACTCGGCCTCGGTAAGGACAGGGCCGGTAATAATAATAAGTGCCCCTTCGATTCTGACAAGATCCCTGATTGCTTCTTCCAATTCACGCCAGGCCCCGCGGTTCAGAGCCGGGATTTGCGGGGCAACATTCGACATTAAAAAGGAATGAGTCATTGCCTCCTCTGACCATTTGACATCTGCAGCAGGAATCATATGTCCCCGGTCGTATCCGGAACCGGTATATGAACTTGAAACAGGGGAATCCTCCCCCATGTCGGCATCCTTTTTAAAATAATCCAGCCGCGGGAATTCGCCTTCAAGCTCTTTGGCGGTAAGCTCGTATCCGACCCATAAGGGTATCTTCCGATCCGCGCAGTAAGCGAGAATAAATCCTTCCTTTTCGATGATCTCAAAGACCATCTCATCCAGAGAAACTGGAACAGTAAGGGTTTCAGGATCTTCCAGATAATCACTGATACCTGAAGCAAGAGGTCTGTCCGCCACGGTTTTGACAGATTCACCGACATAGCGGCCAGCCTCCCCAAGTGCATCGCCTACGCGGTTCCCGACTACAACAATCAGCTCCCCTGCCCCAATCCGGGCAATAAACGTTATGAGGAGTACAACAAGAATAAGGCTGGTAAAGAGTATCAGTAATGCCCGGTTACCGCTGTTTTTTGCCATGAGTTCCTGCCTTAGATCTTTCGTAAAGGAAGCAAAATGCTGATCTCTGTCCCCTTGCCGGGGGATGATGCTATGTCGATATCTCCATGATGGGCTTCTACAATATTCTTGACAATCAACATGCCAAGCCCAGTGCCGCCTTGCTTGGAGGAAGAATAGAAGGGTTCAAAGACATGCGCCAGGACCTCCGGGCTCATTCCTTCGCCGGTATCCCGGACACGTATACGCAGGGAATCCTTGTACTCGTCAAAGCGAACAGTAAGCTCCCCTTCCCGTCCCAGAGCTTTGCGGGCGTTTTCCGTAAGGTTAACCAGAACCCGGAAAATTCTGGCATGATCAAAAATGGCCGTGTCTACTCCCCTGTGTTCGAACTTCAAACTGACCTGCTTTGACCCGATTCTCTTACGGACCTGGGCTTCAAGTCTGCTAAGAAAGGGCCCCAGCTCCACGGGTGAAAAATCGAGACGAATCTCACCCCGGGAGTAATCAAGAAACTCGTTGGCAAGACCGGCCAGACGCTCAGACTCGCTGAGAATATTCTCAACGTAGGCCAGATGCTTTGGTGCCAGGTCATCAGAACGCCGCAGGATCTCGGCATAGCCCTGGACAATGGATATGGGATTCCGAATATCATGAAGAATCATGGAGGAGAACTTTCCCAGGTTCGAGAGCCTCTCCTGCTGTATCAGCTGGTCTTGAGCCTCCTTAAGCTCCGTAAGAGCCTCCTCCAGTTTCAGGTTTCTCTGTTTAAGGTCTTCCAGCAGGGTATCGTTACTACGGCGTACCATGGCAGACAGGGAACGGATTACCGCCAGGGCTACTGCGGAATTATCCCGGATCAGGCGGAGAAAATCTTCCTCGTGAATAGCCAGAGTAGTAGCCGAAGTGCGGGCCTTCAGGGTAGCATAACGGGGCATGGCATCAACCAGGGCCATCTCTCCGAAGGGTTTTCCCGGACCATGTACCGTCAAAAGATCGGCATCCGGGGTATCGTAGCTTTTCCAGACCTCTACCTGCCCCTTCATCATTATAAAAAAGCGGTCGGCGGCATCACCTTCGCGAAACAATACTTCACCGGGGGCAAAAGATTCCTCCCGGCAATACCGGCCGAGTTCCCCCAGATACTGGTCATCCAGGTGGCTGAAAAAAGGTACGGTTTTTAGAAAACCGATGTATTCCTGACGCATAGTGATCCCCCCGGCATGGAATAGAGACAGTGTATCAGCAACACAAACACGGGTAAAGCTTATTACTGTCCTGAACCGTGGGGATGAATCTGTATTAAAACTCCTGCTGCCATAGACTTATCTGCTAAATTACGCAGCGATGCGGAACTTTCTCCAGATTCCCGGTAATTCTCAAATCCGGTGTATTGTTTATCCCCACGGTTTGGGACACTACCTAAAGCTCATCAGCAGGACAGGAAAAGCCGTGCCCCAAACGGACCGCCGGGATCATTTTTTTACATCTTAACGAGTTGACACTTCCATAATCTACATGATATTTTGAGGCTCACACCGGGCTGTAGCGCAGTGGTTTAGCGTACTTGACTGGGGGTCAAGGGGTCGGCGGTTCAAATCCGCCCAGCCCGATAAAAAAAGCTTCATCCGTAAGGATGGGGCTTTTTTTATCGGGCTTCCTGCGGATGCTCTCAGTGTTCGCTTCCGCGAACACCTGCCGCATCCTTGGGCTTGGGAAGCTTCGCTTCCCTTGGCCCAGCCCTCCATCTTATCAATCCATTTTAGTTTTTCTTCAGGCGGGCTTCCGGCGGATGCTCTCAGTGTTCGCTTTTCGCGAACACCTGCCGCATCCTTGGGCTTGGGAAGCTTCGCTTCCCTTGGCCCAGCCCTCCATCTTCAATTCAGTTTCTATCCGAAAGGATGGGCTTTTTTTATCGGGCTTCTTCGCGTACTTTCGGCAGAATCCTGACAGATTTGCCTAGCGTACAAATATCAGCGATGGTCTGCCGTCTGAACAGACGGGACAGGATTCTGCCATTCTGCCTATGTCGATTCCGCCGATTTTTGATTCTATATGACAGTATTCAAGCATCATGGTTCTAATCTTTAAACGGGCTCTTTGTACTCGTGATTTGGCGGCGGAAAGACTTATTCCAAGTTCTTCTGCCAGTTGAAGCTGCGAATGTCCTTCATACTCGGTGTAGATAATCGCCTTACGATAGATCTCCGGCAGTCGTTTTATAAAGTGTTTCATGCAGAAATGGAGGATTTCATTAGTGGTTTCAACAGGATCTAAACCTGCATGCTGTATCTCATCGATAAGATATCGATTCTTTCTGCTAACCCGAAAATAATCAATAAGAGCATTCCTGGCTATCTGGAAAGCCCAACTGCGCAGCTTGGAATTGTCCCGCAGCGAATCGATGTTGGCATGTATTTTAACAAATACCTCCTGTAACACATCATCAGCTGTCTCTTCATCGCCCACCCTGCTTTGGATAAAAGCCTTGAGCTCACGACGAAAGTCCGTCCATACTGTTTCTGTTGTTATTTTCCGCACAATTCCCTTTTTCATTCCTGTCTAATAATGCTTCCTATACACTTTCCAATTCAGTTGACCCTTCTGGATAAAGCATTTTTTTCACACAGTACGAGATCCATATCTCTTTACCAGTAAAATACCGCAAAACAATTACTTCGGTCTACAGCAAAAATAATATCTGGAAATATTCCATAGCACTGCATCTTTTTTCGGTTTTTCTCGTCTATATATAAAACACATCAATAAGGAGACTATAGAATGGAAAAACTACAAGGAAAAACCTGTCTTGTTACCGGAGCATCCTCAGGGCTTGGTCTGGCGACGACAGAGCTCTTCGCAGAAAATGGTGCAACAGTAGTCATGGTATGCAGAAACAAGGACAAAGCTCATACTGCTGTCGAAGGTATCCGGCACAGGAATCCTACTGCCTCGGTCAGTCTTGAACTCTGCGACTTTTCTTCCCTGGATTCACTGCGATCATTTATAAGCATATTCACAAATAATCATACCTGTCTGGATATTCTTTGCAACAACGCGGCCGCCATGAAACCGGTGTACACGGAAACCGGCGACGGACTGGAGTATATGCTGCAGACCAATTACCTGGCTCCGTTTATACTCACACAATCGTTTTTGCATCTGCTGAAAAGAAGCCAGGATCCGAGAGTTATAAACATTACCCTGCCCCCGGAAAAACTCCGACTCGATCTAAGCGATCTTCAGTGCCGCAGGTCGTTTAACACAATGCAGTCTTTTTACAAAACAAAGCTGGCTCTTCTGCTTCATTCTCTGGAACTCGCCGACAGCTTGACCGGTAATGATGTATCAATAATCTGCGCCGATCCTGGTCCCGGTCCCTTTGATTCGGGACTTGTACGGGATATGCCAGCGCCCATACGGTTTTTCAAGAAACTTATATCCGGCAAGGTGGACAAGGCTGCGGCGAACATTTTGTTTTATGCAACACATTCTTTTCTCAGAAAAGAGACCATCTTTAAAGGAACAAATCCACAACAAAGAATTCCATATTGGAATGACAGACAGGTACGAGATGAACTCAGGCAGAAGACTGACGAACTTCTCGCTGATTTAATTTCGTGATTCTGCAGGCAATCAGGCGGATTCCAAAAGGGTAGACAAGCCTCACCGGACACGACGGATAATGCAGTACACGCAGGACACCCCAGGACAGGACAGCTATATTGAGGTTCTGGAACCGGCGGATGTAGCGGGGATGAGATTTCTGACTCTTGCCGAAGCAGGAGAAGACATACAGCGAATGTATCTCCCTGCTCTCGGCAGCGCCAGGCGTATCTCGGGATCTGCTAAAAAGGGGCGCTCTCTTGGTTCGGATCTCTTTTTTTATGATATGGAGGATCATAAGTTTGAAGATTTCTCCTCATATCGATATCTTCGCACTGAATCATTCATGGATCGATGAGATAAAGGAGAACGGACCCGCCTGCATTATAGCCGAAGGGCTTATGATGTATCTGCCTATTTCGCACGCCAGAAATCTGGTTGCGTCACTGCAGGAAAGACTCCCCAAAAGTCAAATGGCTTTTTATATCTACAGCCGCATGGCTGCGAAGGGAGCGGCAAACCACCCCTCCTTGAAAAAATCTGGCACCGCTATTCATTGGGGCTTGGACGACATAAAAGAGATCGAAGAGTGGAGTAAGGGTATCAAATGTATCGGGGAGTGGTTTTTTACCGACTCTGCAGAAATCTCGAATTTACCATTCCGGCAAAGAATACTGTTCCCATTGCAGATAAAATTCAGGCAGCGAAACGTGCCCACCGAATAACTGTGTTTCAACTTTGATATTCATGATGTCGACAAAAATCGACACACCAAGTTCCGATGAAGACACAAAGCGAAATCTGGTCAAAAAAAAGATAATCCATGACTGGCGTAGCTGCCATAGTGCAGTAGATACCATACAGGGCGAATGCTCTCAGTGTCCGCTTTCAGCGGACACCTGCCACAAGCTTGGGCCCAGCCCTCCAATACATACAGGAATCATTCGATCACTCTTTTATCGGACTTCTTCGCATGCTTTCACCCTCTTAACGGCTTCCGTCTTATAGGGTACTATCAGCTGGTTGACGACACATACGGGCGATTCTGCTAAACAGATATACTCCCTGGATAATGAGAGCCATGGCTGCACCTAATAAGAAGACGAAGACACCAACACGAAAGAAGCTTAAAGGATTTCTCGGAAACGCGGTATACCGTCAGGCTGTTCAGCTCATCGATACCGGTATGTACCCTGTTTT from Marispirochaeta sp. encodes the following:
- a CDS encoding DNA/RNA non-specific endonuclease, whose product is MAKNSGNRALLILFTSLILVVLLITFIARIGAGELIVVVGNRVGDALGEAGRYVGESVKTVADRPLASGISDYLEDPETLTVPVSLDEMVFEIIEKEGFILAYCADRKIPLWVGYELTAKELEGEFPRLDYFKKDADMGEDSPVSSSYTGSGYDRGHMIPAADVKWSEEAMTHSFLMSNVAPQIPALNRGAWRELEEAIRDLVRIEGALIIITGPVLTEAEYPRIAEGGTVIPEYYFKVVLDYSDPGVHAWGFLMPNTEEMLADREYGDFLFSVDRVEEFTGYDFFAPLPDDLEEQLENRASPLF
- a CDS encoding ATP-binding protein, which gives rise to MRQEYIGFLKTVPFFSHLDDQYLGELGRYCREESFAPGEVLFREGDAADRFFIMMKGQVEVWKSYDTPDADLLTVHGPGKPFGEMALVDAMPRYATLKARTSATTLAIHEEDFLRLIRDNSAVALAVIRSLSAMVRRSNDTLLEDLKQRNLKLEEALTELKEAQDQLIQQERLSNLGKFSSMILHDIRNPISIVQGYAEILRRSDDLAPKHLAYVENILSESERLAGLANEFLDYSRGEIRLDFSPVELGPFLSRLEAQVRKRIGSKQVSLKFEHRGVDTAIFDHARIFRVLVNLTENARKALGREGELTVRFDEYKDSLRIRVRDTGEGMSPEVLAHVFEPFYSSSKQGGTGLGMLIVKNIVEAHHGDIDIASSPGKGTEISILLPLRKI
- the sigZ gene encoding RNA polymerase sigma factor SigZ — encoded protein: MKKGIVRKITTETVWTDFRRELKAFIQSRVGDEETADDVLQEVFVKIHANIDSLRDNSKLRSWAFQIARNALIDYFRVSRKNRYLIDEIQHAGLDPVETTNEILHFCMKHFIKRLPEIYRKAIIYTEYEGHSQLQLAEELGISLSAAKSRVQRARLKIRTMMLEYCHIESKIGGIDIGRMAESCPVCSDGRPSLIFVR
- a CDS encoding SDR family NAD(P)-dependent oxidoreductase produces the protein MEKLQGKTCLVTGASSGLGLATTELFAENGATVVMVCRNKDKAHTAVEGIRHRNPTASVSLELCDFSSLDSLRSFISIFTNNHTCLDILCNNAAAMKPVYTETGDGLEYMLQTNYLAPFILTQSFLHLLKRSQDPRVINITLPPEKLRLDLSDLQCRRSFNTMQSFYKTKLALLLHSLELADSLTGNDVSIICADPGPGPFDSGLVRDMPAPIRFFKKLISGKVDKAAANILFYATHSFLRKETIFKGTNPQQRIPYWNDRQVRDELRQKTDELLADLIS